A stretch of the Candidatus Zixiibacteriota bacterium genome encodes the following:
- the ytxJ gene encoding bacillithiol system redox-active protein YtxJ, with protein sequence MIQDIDSIEEFEKILSESAEKPVFLYKHSSTCPISAGTWSDLKKYVKDNGKALFYRVMVRENKQLSHEIAEKCGVKHQSPQMILFRDGKPVWKASHYAICDSAMDEALG encoded by the coding sequence ATGATTCAGGATATCGATTCGATCGAAGAGTTTGAGAAAATTCTGTCTGAAAGCGCGGAAAAACCGGTGTTTTTGTACAAGCATTCCTCGACCTGTCCGATTTCGGCTGGAACCTGGTCTGATTTAAAGAAGTACGTAAAAGACAACGGGAAGGCGTTGTTTTACCGCGTCATGGTCCGCGAAAACAAACAACTGTCACATGAGATAGCCGAAAAATGCGGAGTTAAGCACCAGTCGCCCCAGATGATTCTCTTCAGGGATGGTAAACCGGTCTGGAAAGCTTCGCATTACGCGATCTGCGACAGCGCTATGGATGAAGCGCTGGGTTGA
- a CDS encoding tyrosine--tRNA ligase, translating into MLKPDEQFEILTQNVVDLLPEGELLKKLEKSYKENKPLRVKQGFDPTAPDIHLGHTVGLRKLQQFQSLGHRIVLIIGDYTAMVGDPSGKSATRPQLSREQVMANAKTYQEQFFKLMNREDTEVRYNGEWFAKLQFRDILELTSRFTVARMLERDDFEKRYKSGAPISVHELLYPLMQAYDSVMVEADVEIGGTDQLFNLLAGRTIMEAYGIEPQVALTVPILEGVDGVQRMSKSVGNYIGVSEQPKQIFGKIMSIPDALIYNYYRLTTDADDDSLADIKRKLDDPKANPMELKKKLGEKIVAMYYSEAEAKSARDDFEAVFSKREIPDDMHEIVVSQSDFREKGEIYWPKFLADHKLMESSSKARNLIKQGGFQIDGEKFTKFAVELPFKGEHILKVGKLRWAKLIVN; encoded by the coding sequence ATGCTGAAACCGGATGAACAATTTGAAATACTGACCCAAAACGTGGTCGATCTCCTGCCTGAAGGCGAACTCCTTAAAAAGCTGGAAAAATCGTATAAAGAGAACAAACCTCTCCGGGTCAAACAGGGTTTCGATCCAACCGCCCCGGATATTCACCTGGGTCATACGGTCGGCCTGCGGAAGCTCCAGCAGTTTCAGAGCCTGGGGCACAGGATAGTCCTGATTATCGGCGATTACACCGCCATGGTGGGCGATCCCTCGGGCAAATCTGCAACCCGTCCACAGCTCAGCCGGGAGCAGGTGATGGCAAATGCCAAAACCTACCAGGAACAGTTCTTCAAGCTGATGAATCGTGAGGATACCGAGGTGCGCTACAACGGTGAGTGGTTTGCCAAACTGCAGTTCAGGGATATTCTCGAGCTGACCTCGCGCTTCACGGTCGCCCGTATGCTTGAACGGGATGATTTCGAGAAACGGTACAAATCAGGTGCGCCGATCTCGGTCCATGAACTCTTGTATCCATTGATGCAGGCCTATGATTCGGTCATGGTCGAGGCCGATGTCGAAATCGGGGGTACCGATCAGCTCTTTAACCTGCTGGCGGGGCGTACGATCATGGAAGCCTACGGAATCGAGCCCCAGGTGGCATTGACAGTGCCGATCCTGGAGGGTGTCGACGGTGTCCAGCGAATGTCCAAATCGGTCGGCAATTATATCGGGGTATCTGAACAACCAAAACAGATTTTCGGCAAGATCATGTCGATCCCGGATGCGTTGATATATAACTACTATCGCCTGACAACCGACGCCGATGATGACAGCCTGGCTGATATTAAAAGAAAACTGGATGATCCCAAAGCGAACCCGATGGAGCTGAAAAAGAAACTGGGCGAGAAGATTGTGGCCATGTATTATTCCGAGGCCGAGGCGAAATCTGCCCGGGATGATTTCGAGGCGGTTTTCTCCAAGCGGGAAATTCCCGACGATATGCACGAGATTGTGGTCAGTCAGTCTGATTTCCGGGAAAAGGGGGAGATCTACTGGCCCAAGTTTCTGGCCGATCACAAGCTGATGGAATCATCCTCCAAGGCGCGCAACCTGATCAAGCAGGGCGGTTTTCAGATCGATGGCGAGAAATTCACAAAATTCGCGGTCGAGCTGCCCTTCAAGGGTGAACATATACTCAAGGTCGGGAAACTGCGCTGGGCCAAACTTATTGTTAATTAG
- a CDS encoding tetratricopeptide repeat protein: MVMRPKLYILITALTAFSMLSGCGPKPKVEFEPVSAEELRQPPLNPVAFYHFTNGVIAELEENYELALSYYRTALSHEPDSYDIRVALANLYLGMREYDEAWKVLKPLDNRFSEAVLLKADAHRGLGDWQEAIKYYRIVEKLDPTEIAPHWYLGNYYKQTGQFEKAVSQYEKMTALSNNPQVYNELVQLYLTVGDSTRAMKTYETSLAIDPGPENRDAYMGYADLLLNKGEIDSAITMVTRFLDQSPRDLETRFKLIELYITTERDDDAIYEIQSVAENYPNRSQILGRLGLLALDANQIEMAKQFFTELAEMNPNNFLAQYYLGRIAQFNQDFELAKERFYNVIDMADTIPDGWINLAEVYRVQDSLDMAVDILKQGMSRVKTGREDMRLFLSRYYSAQERYEAVVNILDGLIDSETDDVPTLFTLGSALERVGQVDSSIAVFERLLKLQPNFHPALNYLGYMLADQGIRLREAKQMIEDALAQDSLNPAYLDSYGWVLFKMGDLDEAEKYIRKALEQMQNDVVIWDHLAEIYYAKGLREQAREMWEKALALDPDNATIREKLDR, translated from the coding sequence ATGGTGATGAGACCGAAATTATACATACTTATTACCGCATTGACAGCGTTTTCGATGCTTTCCGGATGCGGTCCTAAACCGAAAGTCGAGTTTGAACCGGTCAGCGCGGAGGAACTGCGTCAGCCTCCCCTTAACCCGGTGGCATTTTATCACTTTACGAATGGTGTCATCGCCGAACTGGAAGAGAACTACGAACTGGCTCTGTCATACTACCGGACCGCTCTGTCGCACGAGCCTGACAGCTACGATATCCGGGTCGCGCTGGCCAATCTGTACCTGGGCATGCGTGAATACGATGAAGCCTGGAAAGTGCTCAAACCCCTCGACAACCGTTTTTCGGAGGCGGTGCTTTTGAAGGCCGATGCCCACCGCGGGCTGGGTGACTGGCAGGAGGCGATCAAGTATTACCGGATCGTCGAAAAACTCGATCCGACAGAGATCGCTCCCCACTGGTACCTGGGAAATTATTATAAACAAACCGGGCAGTTCGAAAAAGCGGTCAGTCAGTATGAAAAAATGACGGCATTATCCAATAATCCCCAGGTGTACAACGAGCTGGTCCAGCTCTACCTGACGGTGGGTGATTCGACGCGCGCCATGAAAACCTACGAAACCTCGCTGGCAATCGATCCCGGCCCGGAAAACCGCGATGCCTATATGGGCTATGCCGACCTGCTTTTGAATAAAGGCGAAATCGATTCGGCGATCACGATGGTGACGAGATTTCTGGATCAGTCTCCGCGTGATTTGGAGACCCGCTTCAAGCTGATCGAATTGTATATTACCACCGAACGCGATGATGACGCGATCTATGAAATCCAGTCGGTGGCCGAAAACTATCCCAACCGCTCACAGATACTGGGACGGCTGGGGCTTCTGGCACTCGATGCCAATCAGATCGAAATGGCCAAACAGTTCTTTACCGAGCTGGCGGAGATGAACCCGAATAATTTTCTGGCACAGTATTACCTGGGAAGAATCGCGCAGTTCAACCAGGATTTCGAGCTGGCCAAGGAGAGATTCTATAACGTCATCGATATGGCCGACACTATTCCCGACGGCTGGATCAACCTGGCCGAGGTCTACCGTGTGCAGGATTCGCTGGATATGGCAGTCGATATCCTCAAACAGGGTATGTCGCGGGTTAAAACCGGCCGTGAAGATATGCGCCTGTTTTTGTCGCGCTACTATTCCGCCCAGGAACGTTACGAGGCGGTGGTCAATATCCTCGATGGCCTGATCGATTCCGAAACGGACGATGTCCCAACCCTGTTCACGCTTGGTTCTGCGCTCGAAAGAGTGGGACAGGTCGACAGTTCCATCGCGGTGTTTGAAAGGCTTCTAAAACTTCAACCGAATTTTCATCCGGCTCTCAATTATCTCGGCTATATGCTGGCCGACCAGGGAATTCGTCTGCGGGAAGCCAAACAGATGATCGAGGATGCTCTGGCGCAGGATTCTCTCAACCCGGCCTACCTCGACAGCTACGGATGGGTGCTGTTTAAGATGGGGGATCTGGATGAAGCCGAAAAATATATCCGCAAAGCCCTCGAACAGATGCAAAACGATGTGGTGATCTGGGATCACCTGGCGGAAATCTATTACGCCAAGGGCCTGCGCGAACAGGCTCGTGAGATGTGGGAGAAAGCTTTGGCGCTGGATCCCGACAATGCCACGATCAGGGAGAAACTCGACCGGTGA